Proteins found in one Calditrichota bacterium genomic segment:
- a CDS encoding DUF1801 domain-containing protein, translated as MAKAEIKTKQNDMSVLGYLSTVQDAQQRKDGEALLRLFSEITGLEPKMWGDSIIGYGNVEIKSPSSGRVVDWFYAGYALRKGKITLYLTHDAAQYAGLLARLGKVKHGKGCIYINKLADVNLEVLTEIIQSAVDFNLKNW; from the coding sequence GCAGAGATAAAGACCAAACAGAATGATATGAGCGTTCTGGGGTATCTCTCGACCGTTCAGGATGCCCAGCAGCGCAAGGACGGCGAAGCCCTGTTGCGCCTTTTCAGCGAGATAACCGGACTTGAACCCAAGATGTGGGGCGACAGCATCATCGGTTATGGCAACGTCGAGATTAAGTCCCCTTCTTCCGGGCGGGTAGTGGACTGGTTCTATGCCGGTTATGCGCTTCGCAAGGGGAAGATTACGCTCTATTTGACTCACGATGCGGCTCAGTATGCCGGACTTCTCGCCCGCCTCGGCAAGGTGAAGCATGGCAAGGGCTGCATCTACATCAACAAACTGGCCGATGTGAATCTCGAAGTCCTCACTGAAATAATCCAGTCGGCGGTGGACTTTAACCTTAAGAATTGGTGA